Genomic segment of Deltaproteobacteria bacterium:
GAGCAGCACCTCGGCGATGCCGCTCATCCCGATACCGCCGATCCCTACAAAGTGGATGTGCTGGATTCTCTTCCCGTACATGGATGCCTGCCTAGCTCCTCCCCTCCACAATCCGGTAGCACTCATCAACGATCCTCTTGGCAGCATCCGGTCTCCCGAGACTGGCCGAGGCTCTCTCCATGGCCTCGATCTGTTGTGGTGCCCGGAAAAGCGAACGGATCGCCTCTGCCATGGTCTCTCCTGAAAGGTCCCTGTCGAGGATCATCATAGCCGCTCCCCGCCTCACCAGATTCCTGGCATTGATCTCCTGGTGGTTGTTGGCTGCAAACGGGTAAGGGACGAGAATGGACGCCCTGCCGCAGGCCGCAAGCTCGGCTATGGTCGTGGCCCCGGCCCGGCAGACAACCAGACGGGACTGCCTGTAAGCTGCAGCCATGTCTTCTATAAAGGGTTCGACCCGAGCGGTAATACCCCTTCTTCTGTACGCCTCTGCTACTGCCCGTGCGTCCTCGGCTCCGGTCTGGTGGACCACTCTGAGGTTGGGTCTGAGGTCCTCAAGAGAGCCCAGGCTCTCCACCATGGCCTGATTGATCCGGTGGGCCCCTCTGCTTCCCCCGAACACCAACAGGCCGAACCCCTCTCTCTCGGTCTGTCCGCTACACAGGGCAAATTCCCTGCGGATAGGGTTCCCTGCCAGCACCGCCTTCTCAGGGGAAAAGTAACCCAGAGTCTCCTCGAAGGAGACAAAGACGCGGTGGGCCAAGGGGGCGGAAATCCTGTTGGTAGTCCCTGGTATCACGTTCTGCTCCTGGACGGCCCGTCTCGTTCCGGCCAGGAAGGCCGCCACGAGCATCGGTCCTGCCACATAAGCTCCAAGGCCGAGAACCAGGTCCGGACGGA
This window contains:
- the murG gene encoding undecaprenyldiphospho-muramoylpentapeptide beta-N-acetylglucosaminyltransferase, with amino-acid sequence MRVIIAGGGTGGHLFPGIAVAEELMERDRNNRVLFVGTSAGLEARVLPGRGIPLRTITVRGIKGKSISRKAGAVLGIPRAVVEALGIIREFRPDLVLGLGAYVAGPMLVAAFLAGTRRAVQEQNVIPGTTNRISAPLAHRVFVSFEETLGYFSPEKAVLAGNPIRREFALCSGQTEREGFGLLVFGGSRGAHRINQAMVESLGSLEDLRPNLRVVHQTGAEDARAVAEAYRRRGITARVEPFIEDMAAAYRQSRLVVCRAGATTIAELAACGRASILVPYPFAANNHQEINARNLVRRGAAMMILDRDLSGETMAEAIRSLFRAPQQIEAMERASASLGRPDAAKRIVDECYRIVEGRS